In Symmachiella dynata, the following are encoded in one genomic region:
- a CDS encoding response regulator gives MVNEIGARRSKVLIIDDDPLFRSMLASVMREKYIVFVAADGEEGYRKALAHPPHAIILDIRMPGWDGLKTLRTIRRNELLAELPVMILSSDASRETVIAAIHSGATDYLIKTSFTRKEFHSKLTRLIETARDRALDRPSRRRLEEAWSHVRRVPPATPIPPRENSPPAAAELPETVNTPSADNSQLQEIMDAWE, from the coding sequence ATGGTTAATGAAATTGGGGCCCGCCGGTCCAAAGTACTCATTATCGACGACGACCCGCTCTTCCGCAGCATGCTGGCTTCGGTCATGCGCGAAAAATACATCGTGTTCGTCGCAGCCGACGGAGAAGAAGGATACCGCAAGGCGCTGGCCCATCCCCCCCATGCCATCATTCTCGATATCCGGATGCCGGGGTGGGATGGTTTAAAAACGTTGCGGACCATTCGCCGCAATGAACTCCTGGCGGAATTGCCGGTGATGATCCTCTCCAGCGATGCCAGCCGTGAAACCGTTATTGCCGCGATTCATTCAGGCGCCACCGACTACCTGATCAAAACCAGCTTTACCAGAAAAGAGTTTCACAGCAAATTGACGCGGCTGATCGAAACCGCGCGCGACCGCGCCCTGGACCGGCCCTCGCGACGACGCCTTGAAGAAGCTTGGTCGCACGTCCGGCGCGTCCCCCCTGCCACGCCCATTCCCCCCCGAGAAAATTCCCCCCCAGCGGCCGCCGAATTGCCCGAGACCGTTAACACACCCAGTGCTGACAATTCACAACTCCAGGAAATCATGGATGCCTGGGAGTAG
- a CDS encoding alpha/beta fold hydrolase: protein MPHKSRRPFLKTWFPLLMVGTATVGMLLNGVLDIDAAEKVGVNRVTPELLVVFIGGMDSDPTPAEIAGTARANQGNSGMFQLCNQLDDERLVCEYFNWNGTRAGKIQTSPPPMTASIVDRIHEHIRQFPRSRIVLVGNSWGGHTAWQVADEIARSDHPLAIKQVIFLDASSTGRAVDRHPKELPININNALHYYTHNVFCWGQWSENRLQAIDLGDPQLGYSKDGTPNYSSAFDFQAHVAAEWDPRIHTEIKTAVMRLLTTR, encoded by the coding sequence ATGCCTCATAAATCCCGTCGACCATTTCTTAAAACTTGGTTCCCGTTGTTGATGGTCGGTACAGCGACTGTCGGTATGCTGTTGAACGGCGTGCTTGACATCGACGCTGCCGAGAAAGTGGGCGTGAACCGGGTGACTCCCGAACTCCTAGTGGTGTTCATCGGGGGCATGGATTCCGATCCGACTCCGGCTGAAATTGCCGGCACGGCACGCGCCAACCAGGGCAATAGCGGCATGTTCCAACTCTGCAACCAGTTGGACGACGAGCGTTTGGTGTGCGAGTATTTCAACTGGAACGGCACCCGTGCCGGAAAAATCCAAACCAGTCCTCCGCCGATGACCGCGTCGATTGTCGACAGGATCCACGAGCACATTCGCCAGTTTCCCCGCAGCCGCATCGTCCTTGTGGGCAACAGTTGGGGCGGTCACACCGCTTGGCAAGTCGCCGATGAAATCGCCCGCAGCGACCACCCTTTAGCGATCAAGCAAGTCATTTTTCTGGATGCCTCATCCACCGGACGAGCGGTGGACCGGCATCCTAAAGAATTGCCGATCAACATCAACAACGCCCTGCATTACTACACGCACAACGTCTTTTGTTGGGGCCAGTGGAGCGAGAATCGTCTCCAGGCCATCGACTTGGGCGACCCCCAACTGGGGTACTCCAAGGATGGCACCCCCAATTACAGCTCAGCTTTCGATTTCCAAGCGCATGTCGCCGCTGAATGGGACCCGCGTATCCACACTGAAATCAAAACGGCTGTCATGCGGCTTCTCACCACCCGCTAA
- a CDS encoding BON domain-containing protein — protein sequence MSKLAERLPGQTIEATAPSPRQEAGTAVPDESAHQVEQEVRRRLMATPRLKIESLVVRRVDQGICLQGVIESQEANHDICSLVKTVAGVDRVINRLLVASKH from the coding sequence ATGAGCAAGCTGGCAGAACGCCTCCCGGGCCAAACGATTGAGGCAACAGCCCCCTCACCGCGACAAGAAGCCGGCACCGCGGTGCCAGACGAATCTGCCCATCAAGTCGAACAAGAAGTCCGACGTCGACTGATGGCGACCCCCCGCCTGAAAATTGAATCACTCGTCGTGCGACGTGTCGATCAAGGCATTTGTCTGCAAGGGGTCATCGAATCCCAGGAAGCGAATCACGATATCTGTTCGCTCGTGAAAACGGTCGCTGGTGTGGATCGCGTCATCAATCGTTTGTTGGTTGCTTCGAAACATTAA
- a CDS encoding sugar phosphate isomerase/epimerase family protein, which translates to MSDFKYALNSSTIRPVPLLEKIRIAGEAGYAGIELWHDDIEAHLTQGGQLHDIVVALDEHNLRVPTTIHMKGWFESAGDEHTANMDACKWKMEQAEAVGAAYIIAGPPRETADRTLGAKNYRELLEIGHEIGIKPAMEFLGFVEDINSIEDALEIITHAEHPDGTIVLDPFHIFRGGGSIESIAQLSPAQIAICHFNDAPAQPPREQQADRDRVYPGDGSVDLKRMIALLKQIGYDGWLSLELFNEELWQQDPLEVAKTGLDKMRAVAEA; encoded by the coding sequence ATGTCGGATTTCAAATACGCACTCAACAGTAGCACAATCCGACCGGTGCCGTTATTGGAAAAAATCCGCATTGCTGGGGAGGCGGGTTATGCGGGGATTGAATTGTGGCACGATGATATTGAAGCTCATCTCACCCAAGGGGGCCAACTGCACGATATTGTCGTCGCCCTCGACGAGCACAACCTCCGCGTGCCGACGACGATTCACATGAAGGGCTGGTTCGAATCGGCGGGAGACGAACACACAGCCAACATGGACGCGTGTAAATGGAAGATGGAGCAGGCCGAAGCGGTCGGCGCAGCTTACATCATTGCCGGTCCGCCGCGGGAAACCGCTGATCGTACGCTGGGGGCCAAGAACTACCGCGAGCTATTAGAAATCGGCCACGAAATCGGCATCAAACCAGCGATGGAATTTTTGGGTTTCGTCGAGGACATCAACAGCATCGAAGACGCGCTGGAAATCATCACGCACGCCGAGCATCCTGACGGCACGATTGTGCTCGACCCCTTTCACATCTTCCGCGGTGGCGGTTCGATAGAAAGCATTGCGCAACTCAGCCCCGCACAAATCGCCATCTGCCACTTCAACGACGCCCCGGCCCAGCCACCACGCGAGCAACAAGCCGACCGCGACCGCGTCTATCCGGGCGACGGCAGCGTCGATCTAAAACGAATGATCGCGCTGCTCAAACAAATCGGCTATGACGGTTGGTTGTCGTTGGAATTGTTCAATGAAGAACTGTGGCAGCAGGATCCGTTGGAAGTTGCGAAAACGGGTTTGGATAAAATGCGGGCCGTTGCGGAAGCGTAA
- a CDS encoding DUF1553 domain-containing protein, with protein MFRTLPWGCLCLVALSGLASADELVQPDAAVSFEKQIRPIFRTYCYDCHGSGEEHAGGLDLRLRRFMITGGESGSVLEPGEPDSSYLMDRLRDGDMPPGEKKLSAEDISTIEKWIAAGAPTIRSEPEKLGRGLGITPEERAYWAFQPIVRPDVPVFAPQNSVRSPIDALLLAKMREKGLSFSNDASKLTLLRRAHLDLTGIPPTMDEIVQFLADDSLDAYERLIDLLLESPQYGERWGRHWLDVAGYADSEGYTVRDNVRNYAYKYRDYVIRALNADKPFDEFIVEQLAGDELVPLPHANLSPENLEKLVATGFLRMGADGTDGGADDIDLARNQALAETIKIVSTSLLGMSVGCAQCHDHRYDPISHDDYYQLRAIFEPAYDWKNWRTPSQRRLSLYTVEERAAAAAVEAEVAEVAAERKKRQDELMAQALDAEVAKIEDKELGEKLRTIYRTPAAKRTPEDVALFKMHPNFNISPGNLYQYISTSREELKKFDDRIGEIRKKKPVEDFVRILTEVPGRVPETFLFHRGDHQQPKHEVIPAALTVAAPEGQPFEIPKNDEALPTTGRRLAYARWLTNGRHPLLARVIANRVWLHHFGRGIVPTPADFGTAGQPPTHPKLLDWLADEFMAQGWSLKQLHRTIMLSTAYRQSSETDASKQQIDSSNFYYWKKPVVRLDAEVIRDHVLATAGTLSSKMYGPPVPVKEDFVGQIVVGGDDTRRSVYIQQRRSQPMALLTAFDAPVMETNCELRPISTAATQSLMLMNGEFMLAHAKKFAERLQREAGDNVRRQVQIAWQLAYSRPATQTELDDAVQFLDEQIVYLKQNPPPAPPKKKGEADPPAPPTPQFEALANLCQVLLNSNEFLYME; from the coding sequence ATGTTTCGCACACTGCCCTGGGGCTGTTTGTGTCTTGTCGCCCTGAGCGGTCTTGCATCCGCCGATGAATTGGTACAGCCCGACGCAGCAGTCTCTTTTGAAAAGCAGATACGGCCAATTTTCCGCACGTATTGCTACGATTGCCACGGCAGCGGCGAGGAACATGCGGGCGGATTGGACCTGCGGTTGCGGCGGTTTATGATCACCGGTGGCGAAAGCGGGTCGGTGCTCGAACCGGGCGAACCGGATAGCAGTTATCTGATGGACCGCCTACGGGACGGCGACATGCCGCCTGGGGAGAAGAAACTCTCTGCTGAAGATATTTCGACGATTGAAAAATGGATTGCGGCCGGAGCGCCGACAATTCGCTCGGAACCGGAAAAATTAGGACGCGGTTTGGGCATCACTCCCGAAGAACGCGCCTATTGGGCCTTTCAACCGATTGTGCGACCCGACGTGCCGGTCTTTGCTCCCCAAAATAGCGTGCGGAGTCCGATCGATGCGTTGCTGTTGGCGAAGATGCGTGAAAAAGGATTGTCGTTTTCCAACGATGCTTCAAAGCTGACATTGCTGCGGCGGGCGCATTTGGATTTGACTGGAATTCCGCCGACGATGGATGAGATCGTGCAATTCCTGGCCGACGATTCGCTCGACGCTTATGAACGGCTGATCGACCTGCTATTGGAATCGCCACAGTACGGCGAGCGCTGGGGGCGACATTGGTTGGATGTCGCGGGGTATGCCGACTCCGAAGGTTATACTGTGCGCGACAACGTACGAAATTACGCCTACAAATATCGCGACTATGTAATCCGCGCATTGAACGCCGACAAACCGTTTGATGAGTTTATCGTCGAACAACTCGCCGGCGACGAACTGGTGCCGTTGCCACATGCGAATTTGAGTCCGGAAAATCTCGAAAAATTGGTAGCGACCGGTTTCTTACGCATGGGAGCCGATGGGACAGACGGCGGCGCCGACGATATAGATTTGGCCCGCAATCAAGCGCTGGCCGAAACGATCAAGATCGTCTCCACCTCTTTGTTGGGCATGTCGGTCGGTTGCGCGCAATGTCACGACCACCGTTACGATCCGATTTCGCACGACGACTATTATCAACTACGAGCGATCTTCGAACCGGCCTACGATTGGAAGAACTGGCGAACACCATCGCAACGCCGACTCTCGCTGTATACCGTCGAAGAACGCGCCGCTGCGGCTGCTGTCGAAGCTGAGGTCGCCGAAGTTGCCGCCGAACGGAAAAAACGGCAAGACGAATTGATGGCGCAAGCGCTGGACGCGGAAGTTGCGAAAATCGAAGACAAAGAACTGGGCGAGAAACTGCGAACCATTTATCGCACACCGGCAGCAAAGCGCACGCCGGAGGATGTTGCCTTGTTCAAAATGCATCCGAACTTCAATATCTCGCCGGGCAATCTCTATCAATACATCAGCACGTCGCGCGAGGAGTTGAAGAAATTCGATGACCGGATCGGAGAAATCCGCAAAAAGAAACCGGTCGAAGATTTCGTACGCATCCTGACAGAAGTCCCCGGCCGCGTTCCGGAAACCTTTTTGTTTCATCGTGGTGACCACCAACAACCGAAACACGAAGTGATTCCCGCTGCTCTGACAGTCGCTGCTCCGGAAGGCCAGCCGTTTGAAATCCCCAAGAATGATGAAGCGTTACCTACCACAGGGCGTCGTCTGGCGTATGCACGCTGGCTGACCAATGGACGGCATCCGTTGTTGGCGCGGGTGATTGCCAATCGTGTCTGGCTGCATCATTTTGGCCGCGGCATCGTCCCGACGCCGGCCGATTTCGGAACCGCCGGTCAACCGCCGACGCACCCGAAATTGCTCGACTGGCTGGCGGACGAATTCATGGCGCAAGGCTGGAGCCTGAAACAACTGCATCGCACGATCATGCTGTCGACCGCTTATCGGCAATCGTCTGAGACAGATGCAAGCAAACAACAGATCGATAGCTCGAATTTTTATTATTGGAAAAAACCGGTCGTCCGGCTGGATGCGGAAGTCATCCGCGATCATGTGTTGGCAACAGCCGGCACATTGAGCAGCAAGATGTATGGTCCCCCGGTGCCGGTGAAGGAAGATTTTGTGGGACAAATCGTCGTGGGGGGCGATGATACGCGGCGGAGTGTTTATATCCAGCAACGGCGAAGTCAGCCGATGGCCTTGCTCACGGCGTTTGACGCGCCGGTCATGGAAACGAATTGTGAACTCCGACCAATTTCGACCGCGGCAACACAATCGTTGATGCTGATGAACGGCGAATTTATGCTCGCGCATGCCAAGAAATTCGCCGAACGTTTGCAACGTGAAGCGGGGGACAACGTGCGACGACAGGTGCAGATTGCCTGGCAACTGGCCTATTCGCGACCCGCCACCCAAACCGAATTAGACGATGCAGTGCAGTTCCTCGATGAACAGATTGTCTACTTAAAACAAAACCCGCCGCCCGCACCGCCCAAGAAAAAAGGGGAAGCCGATCCGCCGGCCCCACCGACTCCCCAGTTTGAAGCCTTGGCGAATTTGTGCCAAGTGTTGTTGAACTCCAACGAATTTCTGTACATGGAATAA
- a CDS encoding DUF1501 domain-containing protein, whose product MHRSSSTARSQAPDWQSGRRRFLFNSIAGMGSLALASLLKQDGLLGKEGIAPKPRTSFDLAARKPHFEPKAQAMISLFMHGGPSHIDLTDPKPELTKRDGQDFSGDIKFSFINRASKKLMGSPFKFQKHGECGTELSELLPHLAEIVDDITLIRSMHTGINGHESSIRYLNTGISIPGRPALGSWLTYGLGAESDSLPAYVVMTDPGGHPVDGVRNWSNGWMPSIYQGTVIRPREPRILNLEPPARLAGTLQEQNLKFLGKLNRRHLENHPGENDLEARISSYELAARMQGAAKEALDISQETKATQEMYGLDDPATQEYGTRCLIARRLVERGVRFVQLFLGGQPWDMHNSIRTQLPKVCKRTDQPTAALVKDLKARGLLDTTLVHWGGEIGRLPVTEGDPKTGGRDHNGQGFSSWLAGGGVKAGLAFGETDEFGHSAVVDRVAANDYQATLMHLFGFDHEKLTFQLNGQERSLTDGRPCRVVKEILA is encoded by the coding sequence ATGCATCGATCATCCTCCACTGCTCGCTCGCAAGCCCCGGATTGGCAATCGGGCCGCCGCCGTTTTCTGTTCAACAGCATCGCCGGCATGGGAAGTTTGGCGCTGGCATCGTTGCTGAAACAGGATGGCCTGCTGGGGAAAGAAGGCATCGCCCCCAAGCCGCGGACCTCGTTCGATCTGGCGGCGAGAAAACCGCACTTTGAACCCAAAGCCCAAGCGATGATTTCGCTATTCATGCATGGTGGTCCGAGTCATATCGATCTGACCGACCCCAAGCCGGAGTTGACGAAACGCGACGGACAGGACTTTTCCGGCGACATCAAGTTTAGCTTTATCAATCGCGCCAGCAAGAAACTGATGGGCAGTCCGTTTAAGTTTCAAAAACATGGCGAGTGTGGCACGGAGTTGTCGGAATTGTTGCCGCACTTGGCGGAAATCGTCGACGATATCACCCTGATCCGCTCGATGCACACCGGGATCAACGGGCATGAATCCTCGATCCGGTATTTGAATACGGGAATTTCAATCCCCGGTCGTCCCGCACTGGGGTCGTGGCTGACGTACGGCCTGGGAGCGGAAAGCGACAGCCTGCCGGCGTATGTGGTGATGACTGATCCAGGCGGACATCCGGTCGACGGCGTTCGCAATTGGTCCAACGGTTGGATGCCGTCGATTTATCAAGGAACCGTAATCCGTCCCCGCGAACCACGGATTTTGAATCTCGAGCCCCCTGCCCGGCTGGCCGGGACGCTGCAAGAACAGAATCTAAAATTCCTCGGCAAACTCAACCGGCGACACCTAGAAAACCACCCCGGCGAGAACGATCTTGAGGCGCGGATCAGCAGTTACGAATTGGCAGCCCGGATGCAAGGTGCTGCCAAAGAGGCGCTCGACATTAGTCAGGAGACCAAAGCCACGCAAGAAATGTACGGCTTGGACGATCCGGCGACTCAGGAATACGGCACACGATGTTTGATCGCGCGGCGGTTGGTTGAACGCGGAGTGCGATTCGTGCAACTGTTCCTGGGTGGCCAACCATGGGACATGCACAACAGCATCCGCACGCAATTGCCCAAGGTCTGTAAGCGGACCGATCAACCGACGGCGGCGCTGGTCAAGGATCTCAAAGCGCGAGGTCTGTTGGATACGACGCTCGTGCATTGGGGCGGCGAAATCGGCCGACTGCCTGTCACCGAAGGGGATCCCAAGACCGGTGGTCGCGATCACAACGGACAAGGCTTTAGCAGCTGGCTGGCCGGCGGCGGAGTCAAAGCGGGTTTAGCGTTTGGAGAGACCGATGAATTCGGCCATAGCGCCGTCGTCGATCGCGTCGCTGCCAATGACTACCAAGCGACCTTGATGCACCTGTTCGGCTTCGATCACGAAAAGTTGACATTCCAACTCAACGGCCAAGAACGAAGCCTAACCGATGGTCGTCCCTGCCGGGTCGTCAAAGAGATCCTGGCGTAG
- a CDS encoding acetyl-CoA C-acetyltransferase, translating into MTTDAYVIAGCRTPIGKFLGAFRDIPAPELGAICIREALRRGEIDPATVDEVIMGNILSAGLGQAPARQAALKAGIPAGVAALTINKMCGSGLKAVMLADQAIRLGDANVIVAGGMENMTRAPHLIPGMREGLKFGNGQLVDSMLYDGLWCTFHDCGMGEHAEATSNQNDVSRADQDEFSAASQQRAARAAAENEFDDEIVPVTVRVKRNEIQITADEGPRPETTAEVLSKLRPAFSAEGTVTAGNSSMLSDGASAVVVANKQIADASPAPYKARIVASFTSGVEPRDIFIAPVAAVRGVLNKAGLSPDDIDLFELNEAFAAQMLACMKQLELDPQRVNVNGGAIALGHPIGASGARILVTLIAALKRRGLRRGLASLCLGGGNAVAMIVECEA; encoded by the coding sequence ATGACGACAGATGCCTATGTGATCGCCGGTTGCCGGACACCGATTGGGAAATTTTTGGGTGCGTTTCGAGATATTCCCGCGCCGGAATTGGGAGCGATTTGTATACGCGAAGCGCTGCGCCGCGGCGAGATTGACCCTGCAACCGTCGATGAAGTGATCATGGGCAACATTCTCTCCGCAGGTCTGGGACAAGCTCCGGCGCGACAGGCGGCACTCAAAGCCGGCATACCGGCCGGTGTGGCGGCGCTGACCATCAACAAGATGTGCGGGTCGGGCCTCAAAGCGGTGATGCTGGCCGATCAGGCGATTCGTCTGGGGGATGCCAACGTGATTGTCGCCGGCGGGATGGAAAACATGACCCGCGCGCCGCATCTCATTCCAGGAATGCGCGAAGGATTGAAATTCGGCAACGGTCAACTGGTCGACTCCATGCTGTATGACGGATTGTGGTGCACGTTCCATGACTGCGGCATGGGAGAACACGCCGAAGCGACCTCTAACCAAAACGATGTCAGCCGCGCGGATCAGGATGAATTCTCCGCCGCCAGCCAACAACGCGCCGCCCGAGCCGCCGCGGAAAATGAATTCGACGACGAAATCGTCCCCGTTACGGTTCGCGTGAAACGTAACGAAATTCAAATTACAGCGGACGAAGGGCCACGCCCGGAAACAACGGCAGAGGTGCTGAGCAAATTACGCCCCGCATTCAGCGCCGAGGGAACGGTCACGGCGGGAAATTCGTCGATGCTCAGTGATGGCGCCTCGGCGGTGGTCGTGGCCAACAAACAAATCGCCGATGCGTCCCCTGCTCCATACAAGGCGCGCATCGTCGCCTCGTTCACCAGTGGCGTGGAACCGCGCGACATTTTCATCGCCCCCGTGGCAGCTGTGCGCGGCGTGTTGAACAAGGCCGGTTTGTCGCCCGATGACATCGATCTTTTCGAACTCAATGAAGCCTTCGCCGCACAGATGCTGGCCTGCATGAAACAATTGGAGCTCGATCCGCAGCGGGTGAACGTCAACGGCGGAGCAATCGCATTGGGTCATCCCATCGGTGCCAGCGGCGCACGCATCTTGGTCACGCTGATAGCGGCCCTGAAACGCCGTGGCTTGCGCCGTGGATTGGCGAGTCTCTGTTTAGGCGGCGGAAATGCGGTGGCGATGATCGTCGAATGTGAGGCGTAG
- a CDS encoding enolase C-terminal domain-like protein → MTYRIKNIELYVRETPPGRMAFAIGKQSAKGPQQRLTSPLGHVRLELENDRGDTTFGCAGDRLSVRWLDKRPGRERGLKLRELVDLIEFARETYLQSPQFETPFAQWQQCHKTIMREGRRRKQEDLTAAFASALFERALLDGVARLEGRSLFEMIHADRLGIRPAQVHPELHDLPLPKILPPTPASEFYIRHTVGLADPLTADDLPEKDRVNDGLPETLAEYIQTDGVVHFKVKISGQPDHDLARLERLWDLIPKTEETVITLDANEAYTDMGRFRDFVQNLETQNPGCFQHISYIEQPLLRSLKVTPADAKILREIGESKPVIIDEADGTLHSFKDAHAVGYSGTSHKNCKGFFKSLMNYALIAHYGLEGESNYLSGEDLQNLPVVPLHQDFVSASILGLNDCERNGHHYNYGLSLLSDQDKTNVTKHHRDLYVKRGDEWFLNIVDGKVRCASLQCPGYGVSNEPDWASMTNMRQWLQTRFPA, encoded by the coding sequence ATGACTTACCGCATCAAAAACATTGAGTTGTACGTCCGAGAAACCCCGCCGGGACGGATGGCGTTTGCCATTGGCAAACAGTCGGCCAAGGGACCGCAGCAACGATTGACCAGCCCGCTGGGGCATGTACGACTGGAATTGGAAAATGACCGCGGCGACACGACGTTCGGGTGTGCGGGAGACCGGTTGTCGGTTCGCTGGCTCGATAAACGTCCGGGGCGCGAACGGGGCCTGAAACTGCGCGAGTTGGTTGATCTAATTGAATTCGCGCGCGAGACCTACTTGCAATCGCCGCAGTTCGAGACCCCGTTTGCTCAGTGGCAGCAATGCCACAAAACCATCATGCGCGAAGGTCGCCGCCGCAAGCAGGAAGACCTCACGGCGGCGTTTGCCTCAGCGCTCTTTGAACGTGCGTTGCTGGATGGTGTCGCCCGGTTAGAAGGCCGATCGTTGTTTGAAATGATTCATGCAGACCGATTGGGAATTCGCCCGGCACAGGTGCATCCGGAATTGCACGACCTGCCGCTGCCCAAAATCCTCCCCCCGACTCCAGCGAGCGAATTTTACATCCGCCACACAGTCGGACTGGCCGACCCATTGACGGCCGACGACTTGCCAGAAAAGGACCGCGTCAATGATGGGCTGCCCGAAACATTAGCAGAGTACATCCAGACCGATGGTGTGGTGCATTTCAAGGTCAAGATTTCGGGCCAACCGGATCACGATCTTGCGCGGCTGGAGCGGTTGTGGGATCTCATTCCCAAGACCGAAGAAACCGTCATCACGCTCGACGCCAACGAAGCCTACACCGACATGGGGCGATTTCGCGATTTTGTGCAGAACTTGGAAACACAAAATCCAGGCTGCTTTCAACATATTTCCTACATCGAGCAACCGTTGCTGCGTTCGCTCAAGGTAACGCCCGCTGATGCGAAGATCTTGCGCGAGATTGGCGAAAGCAAACCGGTCATTATCGACGAAGCGGATGGCACGTTGCATTCCTTCAAGGACGCCCACGCGGTCGGCTATTCCGGAACCTCCCACAAGAACTGCAAGGGGTTCTTCAAATCGTTGATGAATTATGCGCTCATTGCGCATTACGGACTGGAAGGGGAGTCGAATTATCTCAGCGGCGAGGACCTGCAAAATCTACCGGTCGTGCCGTTGCATCAAGATTTCGTCTCGGCATCGATCCTGGGATTGAACGACTGCGAACGCAACGGCCATCACTACAATTATGGGCTGTCGTTGTTATCCGATCAAGACAAAACCAACGTCACCAAGCACCACCGAGACCTCTATGTGAAGCGGGGGGATGAATGGTTCTTGAACATCGTCGACGGCAAAGTCCGTTGCGCGAGTCTGCAATGTCCGGGATATGGTGTGAGCAACGAACCCGATTGGGCTTCGATGACCAACATGCGACAGTGGCTGCAAACGCGATTTCCGGCCTGA
- a CDS encoding amidase produces the protein MELYPAPEHTILGTARRLRAGEMTCVRIVEQCLQRIDEQESRIHAWVLVDREGSLARARELDAELAAGTDRGPLHGIPVGIKDIVDVAGWPTAAGSPGWKDKIAGGDAEVVARLKAAGAILLGKTVTTQYASFDPPPTCNPWNLDHTPGGSSSGSAAAVAAGMCLGAIGSQTGGSITRPASFCGVAGCKPTHGRVSLRGILPLAPNLDHPGPIARTVDDLAVMLDVIAGYDAGDPYSIDRPPEPTATTLDPEGIAAPRLGQLEGLFADMADETVKTAFAAALKKLRGGGAAISSTPLPADFSDVLAPHALVMAAEAAAVHEQRFTAEPQEYDPCITKLITDGLAASVTDYIRARDLQVHLKRQMLDCFAEVDALICPATTSAAPDRSTTGNPAFNSSWSFTGLPTVSFPMGLSSAGLPLAIQIVGRPFEEAALFQVARWCERVISQ, from the coding sequence ATGGAACTCTATCCGGCACCGGAACACACGATCCTCGGCACCGCCCGGCGGTTACGCGCGGGCGAGATGACCTGTGTGCGAATCGTTGAGCAATGCCTGCAACGTATTGACGAACAAGAATCACGGATTCACGCCTGGGTGCTTGTCGATCGCGAGGGCAGTTTGGCCCGCGCGCGGGAATTGGATGCGGAGTTGGCCGCTGGGACCGATCGCGGACCGTTGCATGGTATTCCAGTGGGAATCAAAGATATTGTCGACGTCGCTGGCTGGCCGACGGCGGCTGGTTCGCCGGGATGGAAAGACAAAATTGCCGGGGGCGACGCCGAAGTCGTTGCCCGTCTAAAAGCGGCCGGTGCGATTCTGTTGGGTAAAACCGTCACCACGCAATACGCCTCGTTTGACCCGCCTCCTACATGCAATCCTTGGAATCTCGACCACACGCCGGGCGGGTCCTCTAGTGGATCAGCAGCCGCCGTCGCTGCTGGGATGTGCTTGGGCGCGATTGGTTCGCAAACCGGGGGATCGATCACCCGTCCCGCATCGTTCTGCGGTGTCGCCGGCTGCAAACCGACGCACGGCCGGGTTAGCCTGCGGGGCATCCTGCCACTCGCGCCGAATCTGGATCACCCTGGTCCCATTGCCCGCACAGTCGACGATTTGGCCGTGATGCTGGACGTCATTGCCGGTTACGACGCGGGGGACCCCTATAGCATTGATCGGCCGCCGGAACCGACAGCGACAACACTTGACCCCGAAGGCATAGCCGCTCCGCGCTTGGGCCAATTGGAAGGTCTATTCGCTGACATGGCGGATGAGACCGTGAAAACGGCATTCGCTGCGGCTCTCAAAAAACTACGCGGCGGCGGTGCAGCGATTTCCAGTACTCCGTTGCCCGCGGACTTCAGCGACGTACTCGCGCCGCACGCTCTGGTGATGGCCGCCGAGGCCGCAGCGGTGCATGAACAACGCTTCACCGCTGAGCCGCAAGAGTACGACCCCTGCATCACGAAATTGATCACCGACGGACTGGCAGCTTCGGTGACCGATTACATTCGTGCCCGCGATCTTCAAGTCCACCTGAAACGGCAAATGCTGGATTGCTTTGCGGAGGTCGATGCCTTGATTTGCCCCGCCACGACCAGCGCAGCACCGGACCGCTCGACGACTGGAAATCCGGCATTCAATTCTTCTTGGAGTTTCACCGGACTGCCGACCGTCTCGTTTCCGATGGGACTCTCAAGCGCGGGGTTGCCGCTGGCGATCCAAATCGTCGGACGACCCTTTGAAGAGGCGGCGCTGTTCCAAGTCGCACGGTGGTGCGAACGCGTGATTTCACAATAA